A stretch of the Elusimicrobiota bacterium genome encodes the following:
- a CDS encoding thiamine-phosphate pyrophosphorylase, giving the protein MVKKNYTTNFDLLSDKKAYRLFDANLNRAKEGLRVIEDTARFIFDKQKLYKNIRSLRHKIDKLTRKIYPELVGERNSKADPGRKIKEGKRKNLEAILIANFKRVEESLRVLEEYSRLIYPSAGPGFKSARFSVYLLEKKVLNLNAKA; this is encoded by the coding sequence ATGGTTAAGAAAAATTACACAACAAATTTTGATTTATTATCAGATAAAAAAGCATACAGGCTTTTTGATGCGAATTTAAATAGGGCAAAAGAAGGTCTGCGGGTAATAGAAGATACGGCAAGGTTTATCTTTGACAAACAAAAGCTTTATAAAAATATTCGCAGTTTGCGCCATAAAATTGATAAACTGACCAGAAAAATATATCCGGAACTGGTCGGTGAAAGAAATTCCAAAGCTGATCCCGGAAGAAAAATTAAAGAAGGCAAAAGAAAAAACCTTGAAGCAATATTGATTGCAAATTTTAAAAGGGTTGAAGAATCTTTGAGGGTGCTTGAAGAATACAGCCGTTTAATTTATCCGTCAGCCGGGCCGGGATTTAAAAGCGCAAGATTTTCTGTTTATTTGTTAGAAAAAAAGGTTTTGAATTTAAATGCTAAAGCTTAA
- the thiE gene encoding thiamine phosphate synthase codes for MLKLKLYCITCKRQDLSYEEQVGQACRGGADAIQFRDDELSDTKILEIGERLKKICGEKKVLFILNNRPDLALALDADGVHLGQNDIPVKWARQILGSAKIVGVSVSALGESIAAEREGASYIGLNPIFETPIKAERKALGLDIIGLIKKRVKVPVIAIGGITKDNVSEVIKAGADGVSVIRSVCGSKDIISAAKELKTKIAETEREMAKTGFLKREK; via the coding sequence ATGCTAAAGCTTAAGCTTTATTGTATTACCTGCAAAAGACAGGATTTAAGTTACGAAGAACAGGTCGGACAGGCTTGCCGCGGCGGCGCGGACGCGATTCAGTTTCGCGATGACGAGCTTTCCGACACAAAAATCCTTGAAATAGGGGAACGGCTTAAAAAGATTTGCGGCGAAAAAAAAGTTCTTTTCATATTAAACAACAGGCCTGACCTTGCTCTTGCCCTTGACGCAGACGGTGTTCATCTTGGACAAAACGACATACCGGTCAAATGGGCAAGACAGATTCTTGGTTCGGCAAAAATTGTCGGAGTCTCTGTTTCAGCATTGGGAGAATCTATAGCAGCAGAAAGAGAAGGGGCGAGCTATATTGGTCTTAATCCAATTTTTGAAACACCGATAAAAGCCGAAAGGAAAGCTTTAGGGCTTGATATCATTGGCTTAATTAAAAAAAGAGTTAAAGTTCCTGTAATAGCAATAGGCGGGATAACAAAGGATAATGTCTCAGAAGTTATTAAAGCCGGCGCTGACGGCGTTTCTGTAATACGTTCAGTCTGCGGATCAAAAGATATTATTTCCGCAGCTAAAGAGCTTAAAACAAAAATTGCTGAAACCGAAAGGGAAATGGCAAAAACAGGTTTTTTGAAACGGGAAAAATAG
- the thiC gene encoding phosphomethylpyrimidine synthase ThiC gives MKISDISKIDLSTEDIAEVALDEKVKTDFIVSGLEDGTIVIPKNNNRSLKKIIGIGKGLRTKVNANIGTSPVRVSIKEEIKKLKIAVKFGADAIMDLSTGGDIDKIRKIILDECPVCVGTVPIYQAACETVSKGNKIAKMDPGLLFDIIEKQAEDGVDFMTVHCGITKKSVEILERQKRVTGVVSRGGSFLVKWIKANGKENPLFENYDRLIDIAKKYNVTLSLGDGLRPGSICDATDDAQIAELKILGELVLEARKNGVQAIIEGPGHVPLNKIQQNVELGKKYGYNAPLYFLGPLVTDIAAGFDHITSAIGGAIAASYGVDFLCYVTPAEHLRLPDVDDVYMGVIASKIAAHAADIVKNVPGAKELDLEFSKWRKDRHWRNQERLSLDPEKFRNERAKMLPNSDDECAMCGQFCAMKD, from the coding sequence ATGAAAATATCTGATATATCAAAAATAGATTTATCAACGGAAGATATCGCAGAAGTAGCCTTGGATGAAAAAGTTAAAACTGATTTTATTGTTTCAGGGCTTGAAGACGGCACTATAGTAATTCCGAAAAACAATAACCGCTCTTTAAAAAAAATCATCGGCATAGGCAAAGGCTTAAGAACCAAGGTAAACGCGAATATCGGGACTTCTCCTGTTCGGGTTTCAATAAAAGAAGAGATAAAAAAACTAAAGATTGCCGTTAAGTTCGGCGCAGACGCAATAATGGATCTTTCAACGGGCGGTGACATAGATAAAATAAGAAAAATAATACTTGATGAGTGCCCGGTCTGCGTTGGTACGGTTCCGATATATCAGGCAGCCTGCGAAACAGTAAGCAAAGGAAACAAAATAGCAAAGATGGACCCCGGCCTCCTCTTTGACATTATAGAAAAGCAGGCCGAAGACGGTGTGGACTTTATGACGGTCCACTGCGGAATAACTAAAAAGTCAGTTGAGATTTTAGAACGCCAAAAACGAGTGACCGGTGTGGTATCGCGGGGCGGCTCTTTTCTTGTAAAGTGGATAAAGGCAAACGGCAAAGAAAATCCTTTATTTGAAAATTATGACCGGCTGATAGATATAGCAAAAAAATATAATGTTACTTTAAGTCTCGGCGACGGTTTAAGGCCGGGAAGTATTTGTGATGCTACGGACGATGCTCAGATTGCTGAACTTAAAATACTTGGAGAACTTGTTCTTGAAGCAAGAAAAAACGGTGTACAGGCTATAATTGAAGGGCCCGGACACGTTCCTTTAAACAAAATACAGCAAAATGTAGAGCTTGGCAAAAAATACGGTTACAACGCGCCCTTATATTTTCTCGGGCCGCTTGTTACTGATATTGCGGCAGGATTTGACCACATAACTTCTGCTATAGGCGGAGCTATAGCGGCCTCATATGGCGTTGATTTCTTATGTTATGTTACTCCCGCGGAACATTTAAGACTTCCGGATGTTGACGATGTATATATGGGAGTTATCGCAAGTAAAATTGCCGCTCACGCGGCGGATATCGTTAAAAATGTCCCCGGGGCAAAAGAACTTGATTTAGAGTTTTCAAAATGGCGCAAGGACAGACACTGGCGAAATCAGGAACGGCTTTCTCTTGATCCTGAAAAATTCAGAAACGAAAGAGCAAAAATGCTTCCAAATTCCGACGATGAATGCGCTATGTGCGGCCAGTTTTGCGCGATGAAGGACTAA